The genomic stretch ACCAGAAACATGACAAGTCCCCTATGATGATCAGAAGGTCTGGGCATCTTCCCAAGAATTGTGTGTCAGGGTGCCAGGTGAAACAGTTGGTCTTTGGTGcagagggtttatttctgaggcTGTGTTGGCTCCATCCACTCGTCTCCTTAGGAGAGCCTCCTGCTCAGAGTGAGCTGCAGAGGTAGGCAGCACACACATCCCCTACCCCTCTGCACACTGCTCTGCATCTATGTTGCTACCAGACCCCAGTACATCCCCACTCATGCCCACAGGGTCCCTTCCCCTGCTGGACCATCCAGAGTTCACCCAGCTCCTCTCAGGAACCCCAGCCTTACTTCTCTGTGTGTTTGAAACCCCAGGAAGCAAAGGTCTGGGATGCATTTGTCTGTTAACATCAGGAAATGAGGAAGGTAACTGGCAAGAAGAAAGAGGTGAAAAACTTCCATATTTAATGTTCTGCACTAAGTAAAATAGCTTCCATCTTTCACATATTCATCTGGTGCCTATATGTCCATAGAATCTGTGCTAGTTTGCAATATAATTTTGAGAACAAACAACAGTCATAGTCTCTTCATATATATTCTGTGCCAAAGGAAGAAGCATCTTTAATCAAATAAAGAACTGAATGTGAAGGGGAGGGGTCCCCTTGCCCTGTGAATGTCCCTGGGAGGGGTCTAAGGGACTAGGTCTGATCATAACCATCCTCTCTACACATTCAACTTCATCAGGGGCCTGGGAAGTCTCCCCAGGGAAATTCTGATCAGGGAAGAGGCACAGGGTGAAGAAGTGGAGGTGGACGAGAACTTTGGGCCTTTGCAGCAGACGTGCAAAGTGCCATCCAGTGAGTGTTGTGTGCTTGCTGATTGGCTTGTTTTTCTTCCACAGTGGAGGTGACTCTGGATGTGGACACCGCCAACCACCACCTTATCATTTCTGAGGACCTGAAGAGTGTCCGCTGTGGGTATTCCAAACAGAACCGGAGGGTCCGGCCTGAGAGATTCGACTATGCCATCTGTGTCCTGGGCTCCCCTGGCTTCCCCTCTGGCCGCCACTACTGGGAGGTGGACATGGGGACGAGCAAGGAATGGGATGTGGGTGTTTGCAGAGACTCTGCTAAGCGACAAGGGCCAATTCTACTGTCCTCAGAACTTGGCTTCTGGACAGTGGGCTTGAGGAATGGTGATCTCTTCCAAGCCAGCACCATGCCTGTGACTGTTCTCTCAGTAAGCCCTCGCTTACACCGATTAGGCATCTTCCTGGACATGAATTTTGGCACTGTTTCCTTTTATCACATTAGTGATGGATCCCATATTTTCACCTTCACTGGCATCCCTGCTGTGGAGCTGCTGCGCCCGTTTTTTGCTCCTGCGAATCCGTTCACGGATGGTCAAGGCTTCCTGAGAATCTGTCCTGTAATGAATCCAGGCATTGTTAGCTCTCCAGTGGATTCTGATACAGAACACTTCTAGAGAATTCCCGTGTGCTCAGAGCCGGAGCTGGGACCTTTCTTGCTTGTTACATGGACTGTACAAGGGGCAGCAGACAAACATGGAACAGTCAGAGAATCGTGAACACTAATGAGATAAAGGAGAAGTAGATATCAAACATTAAGTATCACCACAGTAAATCTCCTTTGGGACTTCTCATATTTCTGTTCCAATGAATGGGCTCTGGATTTTCAGATCAATCTCCAAATGTTTTTACTTTCTGCAATATTAACTTAGTGTGTAATGGAggttataaactaaaaaaattggggatccctgggtggcgcagcggtttggcacctgcctttggcccagggcgcgatcctggagacctgggatcgaatcccatgtcaggctcccggtgcatggagcctgcttctccctctgcctgtgtctctgcctctctctctctctctctctctgtgtgtgtgactatcataaataaataaaaatttttaaaaaataataataaataaaataattgcatgtaacccaataaatttattttctaggtCATATATAAGCAAAACCTATGTAAACAGTGTGTATATGTATTCAGCTTCACTCAATAACTGAAATGCACACTTTCAAGTACACACCATTCTTGAAACATAAGAAGGCAGGCCCATTGGGGGCAGCCTTATCCAACAGGGCTCTGAAGAACTTGGCACCACAGGGGTGCCATTGTCAAGCAAGAGGTATGCATCTATTTGCCCCTGCCTCTCATCCCTGCAGTGGCCTGCAGGCCAAAGGATAGAAGAAATGTGTCCTCCCAGAGTTTCCAGTGAGCCAGCTGCTGTCTACCCAGAGTGGTTCTTTAGAGGCTGGTGGGTGTGTCACtgaggggggcggcggggagggggatgggaaagCTAGGTGCAccatccaggcagagggaatctGCACAGGACCCAGACCTTTCCAATTCAGTGCCATGGTTAGCATTTCTGTTTTATGttgtcaactaatattccactgtataatGGCCAGTTTGGTGCTTCATTAGGTTTAAGCCTGGAGTGATAATGCAAAGGGTGAACATATTCCTAGGTACCAGAAACACTTCTGCCATGTGCTTCATTCCCCTTGGAGAGTAGAGGGTTAATGCTTGCAAGTCCAAGGTAAATAGGTGCTAGTACATCCCCTAGGGGCAGAGGCAGCTCCCAGGGTGCTGGAGGAGGGGGGCTGGCCAGGAGCACTAACCACGAAGTTCAGCGGGCATTCAAGAGACTAGAAAGCAAGTCATGACACTCGTCCACAATTGTGCATGCTTGAAAACGTccataaaatgtgcattttaagaaGCAATCTTTAAAAGGAGCCCTCTGAAattacaaatatacaaaataaaatacatgagtgATGAAAAAGAACTAGCCCTAAAAGCAAAATGACAACAGAGAAATAACAGGAAGCAAAAGATGACAGAGCCCATGGGGAGTGTGTGGCTGTCCCATGGGCTGGAGTAGGACAGGCCTGCAGAAACCGGCACGAGGAGATGCATGGAGCTAACTTTTCTTAGCCCGATGGTAAATATATTTGGCTCACAGACCAGGTGGTGTCTGTCACACCTACTTGATGCTGCCTTTGTAGGTGTAAGCTGCCACAGACAATAAGAAAATgagtggctgtgttccaataaaactttatttacaaaaatcagCAGGCAGCCGGCTGGCTTGCCCTGATAGGGCGTCCTGCATTTACTGCCTCGGAGTTTGCCGCAGCCCAGCACAGCAGGGATTGTGCACACCGATGGCTCAGAAGGGGTGTGGGCTCCATGTGCAGGGTGGGGAGGCACGGGGAGTGTGGGGGGGGCAAGCAGAAGGACAGGATTCCACACGGAAGGCAGACAAGTTATCAAGGGAGGGTGAGGCAGAGGCTGGCAGAGGCTAGCAGAGACAGGCACAAGGAGGGGAGACGGAACACGCACAGGCAGGACAGGCTAACACAGTGGGCCACACCAGCACACACACCAATatcccagggaggaggggagcagggcagggtgcATGTGGGGGTCCTGGGCTGGGAGCACAGTGCAGGGCCTCTGTGTCTGGAGGAACAGGCCCATCACAGACCaggccctcctcccaccccaccccaccccacccctgccagcccctCTCTGGCCCTCCTCTGCCAACACACCCACGGGaccccccctcctgcccctcccccacaagtGCCCACAATGGGGACAGGTCAGAGCAGCTCAGCGGGAGAGCTGGAGCAAACCACTGAGGCAGGAAGAGATGGATGGGAGCCACACTCGTGAGAATTGCCATTTATTCCTGAAGTTGCCAAAATTATCACCAAGGATTCACCAAGGGGTGCGAACGGGGACGAGGAGGCTCAAACACTGATTGAGGGGCCagttgggagggagggggatggatGGGGGGACCCCCAGCTGTCCCTCCCCTTTCTAATGCCACAGGAAAGGGGTCCTCCTCTGGCCAgcacccctccccatcccccatgtCCAGTTTCTCtccagggaggtggggtggggggacatggAAGAGGGTGTAGTGTGAGTGGGCCCCAGGAGGGGGAGGGTGctagggtgggggcgggggtccccCCGCTTCACATGCACTCACAACACTGGTCTCTCAAGGAGCAGAAATGGGGGAAGCCAGACCAGGCCAAatccccctccctcctggatTATAGGAGGAAGGGGTTAgtgttgggggctggggggcctgggggcatcATAGGGGGCAGGCCGGGGCCCCCGCCAAGGGGAGAGATGTATGTCGGTGGTGCTCCAGGGACCGGAGGCACAGGGCTGAGCCGGAGCTGGTTCAGGGTGAGCGTCGCAGGGGGCGCGGGCTGAAAGGGGTTGGTGATGGAGGGGCCAGTGGTCGGAGCTCCtacaggagagaagagaagaggagacatGCAGAGCAGGGTCAGGGGTTGCCTGGGGAGGAGGTCAGTGGGCAGGACCGGCCTAGGAGGCCCACACTCACCGCTTGGCAGGAAGGGGTTGGAGGCCTTGGCTCCTGGCGGCGTGGGGCCTGGCCGGCTCACCAGCGAGTCCAGGTCAACGAGGGCTGCATTAGGCCCCAGGAATGACTCTGGTGTCTTCCGTGTGGGCGGTGGGGGGGTTGGAGCAACTGTGGGTGGGGGGCTCCCCACAGCCTCAGCCAGAGAGCCCCCGACCCCACTCATGTCGAATGCCCCAGGACTGCGGGGGGGCACCTCTCCAGCGAGCAGCTCCAGCTCCCCTAGAAGGAGCCAGAGAGGGGGTCAGGGGAAGACGAGCAGTGGGGACCTGGTACAGGGAGGCCGTGGTCCTGTGAGGCAGAGCCCAGGGAGGGACACGCATCTGAGGACACCAGCTGACAACCTGCAGGGCACAGACTGCTGGGAAAGAGCCAGTGAGGGGCAACATGACCTAAGGGATGCTCCTCTGGTCCCACAGAAGCCCCACTGGTTCCCTGGTCCTCAACAGAAGCTTCATGGTGGGCAAACAAAATCCTAGCAGCCTCGGTGACTTCTGTTAGCTTGACATTTGGCTTAAAAAGAGAGATTTAGGAATCCTTTGTGATATCAGGAAATGCACAAACTGGTGCAGAGATACAAGAAAAGGCCCAAAGGAATGTCAACTGCAGACTGTGCAGTAACCAAGGGCCCTGGGGGAGGAGTCGGGACTATGGGGGCCCTGCCTGTCCTTCTCGGTTCACCTCCCATCTGTCCTGCATCCTCCCGCTCCTACAGGTCTGACTCACTCaaagatgagcaaagaaaggaagcaaggggAATACCACTGCTGCAGGAAGACACATTCAGCACCTCCCAGGTACAGGCTCCTGTGCCCTCCCAACACCTCGCAGGGACGGGTCTTATCTCTGCCTGGAGAAGATGCAGGAGACAGGACGCCCAAAGACAAGGTGCCCCATGGACAGGACGCCTGCTGGGCAAGGTGCTACCCTGAGGCAGCAGTGAGCATGCAAGGAAGGGGACACGGTGACCAGAGGCCCCTTGTGGTCACTGTGTTGCCACACTGCTGTCAACCCAGGTATAGCTGGTCAGGCCCTCAGACACACCCAAAGAAACATTCCAGGGAAAGAAATCAATCAGGTCAGTATTTGGGGAAATTCCAGAGAGAACTCTTTATACTATTTTCACTATTCTTGCAAGTTTTCTCTAAgtataaagttatttaaaacaaacttaaaactCTTTTTGAAGATACAACACCAAGCCTCAATAAAATTGCCCGGGTGCTAGGTCTCATCTGAGAGCTACATCCACCTTGCTTAACCCCTCACTCAGAAGCAGTCCACAGGGACTGCAGGACCACCTGCTGAGGAGCCCACAGGCTGggtggggccagggtggggatggtgggtggggtggggctcaCCTGTGCTGCTCCCAGAGGTCGGTAGGGCTGTGCGCAGTCGGTCAAAGTCAGAGAACTCATCTGGCTCAGCATCAAACCCCACTGCTATATGGGCGGGATACCAGCTCAGCTCATCAAAGAGATCAGCctcccgctccccctgccccccagcacccaGGATGTCGGCTCAGCTCATTGAGGGGTCCggcctcctgctgcctcccagcACTGAGGAGACCAGACACATCCCACATTCACCTGTACACctcccacaccacacacactcagACCCTGTCTGCTTGACCCCAGAGCCCACCCAGTACCTACCTGTGGTGCCATTGGTGCTGGGCTTGGCAGGTGACCCTCCCCAGGGGTCCGAGAAGGccggggctggagcccagggatcAGAGGCAGGGGGTCCGCCAGCTGGGGCCCCACCTGGGTGAGGAAGGAGGCATGTGAGAGGCTGGTGGCTGGAGGCACTGTTACCTAGAATCTGTGCCCAtctcctccagcctctcccttctAGGTCCATcacctccccaaagccccaccCTGCTCACCAATGTTGTAGGATGCAGCTAGATAACCCAGGGGCTTcgggcccagccccagccagccctGTCCCCATAATCTAACCATGGTTCACACACTGCTGGGCCTCTGCCCATGTATCCGTTCCTGGCAAAGCCCTCCTCGGCCTTGGTGCCTCTAGGAAGCCCCCTAAGAAGCTCCCCAGCTGGGAAAGCAGCCTTGGGTGTGTGCCTCACCTAGATGTGCCCAACTCCACACCTCAAGCCCCCACAGCTCCCTGAAGTCCCCACAGGGTATGTGACCCCTTCCCAGCCTGCCTATGCCCAGGCTCTGCAGCCACCCCACCCTGACTCCACCCTAGCAGCCTCTCCACACCCCAACAGCCCGATACCCTTCCCATTGTCCTTCAAGGTTCCCTCACTCACTCTCCTCTGGGCTGTCTTATCTGACCCCCACAGCTGCCTGTCATCCACTTGACTATCTGTTCCTGTCCCCAGGGTATATCCCAGACTGCACACTGGATGTGGGGGCTGAAGCAGGAGGACAATCAGCACTCACCATCAGAGCTCCCCCATGGGTCAGGCGTGGGCCCCTCTCCAGCAGCAGGGGCCTGGGTCCCACCCCAAGGGTCAACTGAGGGCCCCGCAGGGGCAGCAGGCCTCCAAGGGTCCCCAGAGGCTGGTGTAGGGGCCGGACCACCCCAGGGATCAGCAGCTGGAGGGACAGGGGCCCCACCCCAAGGGTCTGAGGTGGGGGCACTCATGGGCGCTGGGCCGCCCCAGGGGTCTGAGGCTGGTGGTGGAGCCGGGGCCGTGAAAACATCAGCAAGATCCATGAGGGATGACTGCAAGAGACAAAAGGACAAAGAGCATATATAGCAT from Canis lupus dingo isolate Sandy chromosome 1, ASM325472v2, whole genome shotgun sequence encodes the following:
- the EPN1 gene encoding epsin-1 isoform X1, encoding MSTSSLRRQMKNIVHNYSEAEIKVREATSNDPWGPSSSLMSEIADLTYNVVAFSEIMSMIWKRLNDHGKNWRHVYKAMTLMEYLIKTGSERVSQQCKENMYAVQTLKDFQYVDRDGKDQGVNVREKAKQLVALLRDEDRLREERAHALKTKEKLAQTATASSAAVGSGPPPEAEQAWPQSSGEEELQLQLALAMSKEEADQPPSCGPEDDVQLQLALSLSREEHDKEERIRRGDDLRLQMAIEESRRETGGQEESSLMDLADVFTAPAPPPASDPWGGPAPMSAPTSDPWGGAPVPPAADPWGGPAPTPASGDPWRPAAPAGPSVDPWGGTQAPAAGEGPTPDPWGSSDGGAPAGGPPASDPWAPAPAFSDPWGGSPAKPSTNGTTAVGFDAEPDEFSDFDRLRTALPTSGSSTGELELLAGEVPPRSPGAFDMSGVGGSLAEAVGSPPPTVAPTPPPPTRKTPESFLGPNAALVDLDSLVSRPGPTPPGAKASNPFLPSGAPTTGPSITNPFQPAPPATLTLNQLRLSPVPPVPGAPPTYISPLGGGPGLPPMMPPGPPAPNTNPFLL
- the RFPL4A gene encoding ret finger protein-like 4A, with the translated sequence MAEHFKERSRCLVCLTYLERPMYLKCGYVCCLRCMDSLQKEPNGHGLLCPSCSVVSQKEDMRPGTHLGRLVSKIKELEPQLRATLQMNPKMRKFQVEVTLDVDTANHHLIISEDLKSVRCGYSKQNRRVRPERFDYAICVLGSPGFPSGRHYWEVDMGTSKEWDVGVCRDSAKRQGPILLSSELGFWTVGLRNGDLFQASTMPVTVLSVSPRLHRLGIFLDMNFGTVSFYHISDGSHIFTFTGIPAVELLRPFFAPANPFTDGQGFLRICPVMNPGIVSSPVDSDTEHF
- the EPN1 gene encoding epsin-1 isoform X2 yields the protein MSTSSLRRQMKNIVHNYSEAEIKVREATSNDPWGPSSSLMSEIADLTYNVVAFSEIMSMIWKRLNDHGKNWRHVYKAMTLMEYLIKTGSERVSQQCKENMYAVQTLKDFQYVDRDGKDQGVNVREKAKQLVALLRDEDRLREERAHALKTKEKLAQTATASSAAVGSGPPPEAEQAWPQSSGEEELQLQLALAMSKEEADQEERIRRGDDLRLQMAIEESRRETGGQEESSLMDLADVFTAPAPPPASDPWGGPAPMSAPTSDPWGGAPVPPAADPWGGPAPTPASGDPWRPAAPAGPSVDPWGGTQAPAAGEGPTPDPWGSSDGGAPAGGPPASDPWAPAPAFSDPWGGSPAKPSTNGTTAVGFDAEPDEFSDFDRLRTALPTSGSSTGELELLAGEVPPRSPGAFDMSGVGGSLAEAVGSPPPTVAPTPPPPTRKTPESFLGPNAALVDLDSLVSRPGPTPPGAKASNPFLPSGAPTTGPSITNPFQPAPPATLTLNQLRLSPVPPVPGAPPTYISPLGGGPGLPPMMPPGPPAPNTNPFLL